In Colletotrichum higginsianum IMI 349063 chromosome 1, whole genome shotgun sequence, the DNA window tcgagcCGAGCACAGATGGCTAGCGAAGGGAGGGTGAGATCGAATGAACAGTACGAGCCCTCGGGGTCTGCCTCGGCTTTGACAtcgacctcgtcatcggTTGTGACATCATTTTCGTCGCCAGCTCCCGCGTCGACCGTCGCATCGGTCTCGTCGAGATCGAACGTCGAGGTTGTTGAGTTGGATTAAAGAACTGGGCTAGACGGGCAAGAAAGGCTTTCCAACACGAAGGGACTTTGGTGCAACTAATGGAACCGGCGGCCATTTGCTGATAGAACTAGAGGCGAACAAGATGGCGGCCCCTGGACAAAGGGAGAGACACAGTAGAGACGTACATACGGAGGCATAGATATGCCCAGCGAGGCTGCATACGGGTGCTGTGACGAATGTATGTAGCCCACAAAATGGAACTCAATGATCAAGACCCTTGGGAATCGTTCTTTCAAAATATTTCGACGAATGGAAATAGTCATTAATGGAAAAACCCCTGAAGACTGCGGCATTGAGATTGGTTTCCTATTTGATACATGTGCTCCGATACCTAATCGCAGCAGCGCGGTTTTCGAAGGCCCAAAATGATTTGATTTGTGGCGGCGAATTGTACACGTATCTTCCCGCCGTTCACTGATATTTCTGTCAAagaattaaattaaaaaaaaaGCCCCTTCTCAACACCCAAGCTCCTTGTCAGCGAGTCCGCTTCTCTGACGATGGTGTCAATCCTTCGTCACAGTGACCGTGACGGTCTCCCGCTCCTTTTGTGTCACCGTGACGAAAACTGTCAAGATGGGCGTGCCTTGGGGTACGCCGATGCCGGGCGGGAGGCTTGCAGACGTTGTGGGGTCGGCCTTGCGCTTCGGGGTGCCTCCCGCGATAGTCTCCCGCGAGGCGGAGGGGCCAaagacgacggtgacgagggcgacggcgggcggTTCGCTGGGTTCGTCAGTGGGAATCGGGCTCACGATTAATGTGTCGGTGTCGGTTCCTGTtgcggtggtggaggtgcTGGCTGGGGTCGTGGAGGGTGTCGGTGTTGAGCGGGAAGTTTGCTGCGTTGTCTCTACCGTTGTGAGCTCTGATGTTGTCGACTCAGCTCTTGTGGACTTTGAAGTCGATGTCTCTTCCTCCGCTGTCGAAGTGATTGTACGCCGACGAGATGTAGATGTCGCAGTtggctcttcttcttcttctgccgTCGTGGATGAGGGTGTAGGAGCAGGCTCCACAGTCTTGGTGACAACGACAGTGGTGGTGAATCCTGGGACTGGCGTTGCAAAGCTTGCGTCCGGAACAGCAGGTGGACCGACGGAGACAGTGTAGGTAGCGATTATCGTGGGGGTGATGGTCGTGGTCACCTCCGACACGACCCCCGACGCCGAAGGGGCTTCGGGCGCAGCCGTGGACGATATCGGTACAGAGACAGAAGCCGGTGTGCCCAAAATTCCGCTCGCCACTTCGGGGTCGTAGCatccgacgatgacgcctTCGGTTGTTTTCATCGGCAGCGCGAAGCACGAGGTGCCGGCTCCGCAGCTCTGGATCGCAAATGCGCCATCGGGGCCGCAGAGGCCGATGTTGCCTTTCACGCAGGCAATCTGAccggcggcgcaggcggagTTTTCATTAAGAGAATCGAAGAGAGAGTTGAAAGTCTTTGCGGAGGCGAggttgttggcggcgactTCGGGCGAGACGGTTGTCGAGGCGGCAGGGGTCGATGTGCGAATTGTGGGCACCTGGTTGTTGGGCGTCCCTGTAACCTTGAGTGCCGACGAGGGTGATGAGAGGGTTATGGTGGCGGAGGGTGTTGCTGGGCCTGAGGAAGTTGTCTCTGGAGCCGGCCGGACTGGAGATACCGTAGTTGACGAAGGGCTGATGGCGGTTGACGAAGCAGGAGAGGAAGCCTCCGTGTTGGCTGTAGTACTAGATAGGACAGGAGCAAGTGTAGAGGATGGAAGCTGTTCAGAGATGGCCGTTGCCACCGTGGTAGTCTCTCCCGGGATGGGGAAGCCGAAAGACAGGGACGACTGCAGCGAGACTGTCGGCGCGGCGACTGAAGAATCGCCCTCAACCGGGGTGGAGAGGGGTGAAGTAGTATGG includes these proteins:
- a CDS encoding Prefoldin subunit — encoded protein: MPSSIRIADLLLLFLITQTAQAGPVGRAERFFRRDWNTTSSAVNVDSVAAESSITSDPTEAASSAVSVTAQEEQDGVTPSPIFVTLDGTTTDTPDASRPARTTPLDIIPSTTPVPSTADSQSTLESQILPTTTSRPMLLPPIFSTISLPPHLTSGLQNESYVHSSNIASTSTSASASESLTQSISTPHTTSPLSTPVEGDSSVAAPTVSLQSSLSFGFPIPGETTTVATAISEQLPSSTLAPVLSSTTANTEASSPASSTAISPSSTTVSPVRPAPETTSSGPATPSATITLSSPSSALKVTGTPNNQVPTIRTSTPAASTTVSPEVAANNLASAKTFNSLFDSLNENSACAAGQIACVKGNIGLCGPDGAFAIQSCGAGTSCFALPMKTTEGVIVGCYDPEVASGILGTPASVSVPISSTAAPEAPSASGVVSEVTTTITPTIIATYTVSVGPPAVPDASFATPVPGFTTTVVVTKTVEPAPTPSSTTAEEEEEPTATSTSRRRTITSTAEEETSTSKSTRAESTTSELTTVETTQQTSRSTPTPSTTPASTSTTATGTDTDTLIVSPIPTDEPSEPPAVALVTVVFGPSASRETIAGGTPKRKADPTTSASLPPGIGVPQGTPILTVFVTVTQKERETVTVTVTKD